Proteins from one Mercurialis annua linkage group LG7, ddMerAnnu1.2, whole genome shotgun sequence genomic window:
- the LOC126655315 gene encoding BTB/POZ domain-containing protein At3g50780 — protein MAEIRLARVEQGQTKIRNVPIAVTPEGFWCCPSPVVFQKTVKNQNPLNKTKPSSPPPPKATVPKKQASSDERKPAPASFRPGVGADDQRNCGSDTPSVSASAVNERAPRPKIESAPRKVAIEFGEPGTSDLKVILLGKQGFCVKLSVHRNVLVENSSFFADKLSNKEPDISCLEIDDCEDVEIYVETVGLMYCKDVKQRLIKQSVSRVLRIIKVAEFLGYNSCIQSSLEYLEAVPWVGEEEEEKVVSSVIRLRNEGVGVTPVLKRISSDANPPKETLSHIMELVLKSNEERGRREMKSVVLKLLREKNSLPSYAGPTDICNETIYSSCRSCLNSLLSSFRQASEPEFADNSMDGREPVVKLIALEADNMTWLLEILADRQAADEFALIWASQQELATLHAKLAIVSRYHVSCITARLFVGIGKGELLPSKDTRHLLLQTWLQPLINDYNWLQHGCRSFDRKAVEEGIGRTILTLPLENQQSILLTWLGSFLKAGDNCPNLQRAFEVWWRRTFIRPYVETQGNNLLQSESSTTSKQ, from the exons ATGGCTGAAATTAGATTAGCTAGAGTAGAACAAGGCCAAACCAAAATTAGAAATGTCCCAATTGCTGTAACACCAGAAGGTTTTTGGTGTTGCCCTTCTCCTGTTGTGTTTCAAAAGACAGTTAAGAATCAAAATCCtttaaacaaaactaaaccCTCCTCACCGCCACCACCTAAGGCTACAGTCCCGAAGAAACAAGCCTCGTCGGATGAGAGAAAGCCGGCTCCTGCGTCCTTTAGACCGGGAGTTGGTGCTGATGATCAGCGCAATTGCGGTTCTGATACTCCTAGTGTTAGTGCTTCTGCTGTTAATGAGAGAGCGCCGAGGCCTAAAATTGAAAGTGCCCCGAGGAAAGTGGCGATTGAATTTGGGGAACCTGGAACTAGTGATTTGAAGGTGATCTTACTTGGAAAGCAAGGGTTCTGTGTAAAGCTGAGTGTTCACAGGAATGTCTTAGTGGAGAACAGTAGCTTTTTTGCTGATAAACTTTCTAATAAGGAGCCTGATATCTCTTGCCTTGAGATTGATGATTGTGAAGATGTTGAGATATATGTTGAAACTGTGGGGCTTATGTATTGCAAGGACGTGAAGCAGCGGTTAATCAAGCAAAGTGTCTCGCGCGTTCTTCGGATTATCAAG GTTGCCGAATTTCTTGGCTACAACTCATGTATCCAGTCAAGCTTGGAATATCTGGAAGCTGTCCCGTGGGTTGgggaagaagaggaagaaaagGTAGTATCTTCAGTTATACGACTCCGGAATGAAGGAGTTGGAGTCACTCCAGTTTTAAAACGAATCTCGTCTGATGCCAATCCTCCTAAAGAGACACTCTCCCACATAATGGAACTTGTTCTTAAAAGTAACGAGGAAAGAGGTCGCCGAGAAATGAAATCTGTAGTACTGAAGCTCCTACGGGAGAAGAACAGTCTTCCGAGTTATGCGGGTCCAACTGACATCTGCAACGAAACCATCTACAGCTCATGTAGAAGTTGCTTGAATTCTCTTTTATCTTCGTTCAGACAAGCTTCTGAACCGGAGTTTGCAGATAACTCCATGGACGGTAGGGAACCGGTGGTGAAACTAATAGCTCTTGAAGCTGATAATATGACGTGGTTGCTCGAGATTTTAGCCGACAGGCAAGCAGCTGACGAGTTTGCTTTAATTTGGGCTAGCCAGCAGGAGTTGGCAACCTTGCATGCGAAATTGGCTATAGTCTCTCGCTACCATGTTAGCTGCATTACGGCAAGATTATTTGTCGGAATTGGAAAGGGGGAGCTGCTACCTTCGAAGGATACACGCCACCTGCTGTTACAAACATGGTTGCAGCCATTGATAAACGACTACAATTGGTTACAACATGGTTGCCGGTCATTTGATAGGAAGGCAGTGGAGGAAGGCATCGGAAGGACAATTCTGACTCTACCTTTGGAGAATCAGCAGAGTATTTTGCTAACTTGGTTGGGCAGTTTTCTGAAAGCTGGTGATAATTGCCCCAATCTCCAGAGAGCCTTCGAGGTCTGGTGGCGGAGGACTTTCATCAGACCGTACGTCGAAACACAAGGTAATAATTTACTCCAGTCCGAAAGCTCAACAACATCAAAGCAATAA
- the LOC126655316 gene encoding purple acid phosphatase 5-like translates to MASVLFVLLILLQIASFSHGGTTSSFYRKLEASVDMPYDGFPPPPGDNAPEQVHITQGDHDGRSVIVSWITPAQQEPHTVTFWPEGGKHKHVHTARASTKFYRYYDYTSGFIHHATLKHLEYNTKYIYEMGSRTTRRRFSFVTPPEVGPDAPYTFGVMGDLGQTYDSNSTLEHYISNKNAQTMLFVGDLSYADHYAHHDNNRWDSWGRFVEKSAAYQPWIWCAGNHELDYVPEIGETVPFKPYKNRYHVPYKASQSTSPLWYSIKRASAYIIVLSSYSAYGKYTPQYTWLEQELPKVNRSETPWLIVLLHSPWYNSNSYHYMEGETMRVMFESWFVQNKVDIVFAGHVHSYERCERVSNVAYNITNGLSTPIKDPSAPIYITIGDGGNIEGRADSFTDPQPDYSAYREASFGHAILEIKNRTHAYYNWHRNQDDNPVAADSLWIYNRVFNPIEEGSSMN, encoded by the exons ATGGCTTCAGTTTTATTTGTGTTGCTAATTCTTCTCCAAATTGCTAGTTTTTCTCATGGCGGAACCACAAGTTCATTTTATCGAAAACTCGAAGCTTCCGTCGATATGCCATACGACGGCTTCCCTCCGCCTCCCGGCGATAATGCACCGGAGCAG GTTCATATAACCCAAGGTGATCATGACGGTCGAAGTGTAATTGTTTCATGGATCACACCAGCTCAACAAGAACCTCATACGGTGACGTTTTGGCCAGAAGGAGGCAAACACAAGCATGTTCATACAGCTCGTGCATCCACtaaattttatagatattaTGATTATACTTCTGGCTTTATTCACCATGCTACCCTTAAGCATTTGGAG TACAATACTAAGTATATCTATGAGATGGGAAGTCGAACAACTCGTCGGAGGTTTTCGTTTGTGACACCTCCGGAAGTTGGACCGGATGCTCCGTATACATTTGGAGTTATGG GTGATTTGGGACAAACTTACGATTCGAATTCGACGTTGGAGCATTACATTTCGAATAAAAATGCGCAAACCATGTTGTTCGTGGGGGATTTATCATACGCAGATCATTACGCACACCATGACAACAATCGATGGGATTCGTGGGGTCGATTCGTCGAGAAGAGCGCTGCGTATCAGCCTTGGATTTGGTGTGCTGGAAATCATGAACTTGATTATGTTCCTGAAATT GGCGAAACGGTACCGTTTAAGCCATATAAGAATAGGTATCACGTGCCTTACAAGGCATCTCAGAGTACATCTCCACTTTGGTATTCCATCAAGAGGGCATCTGCATATATTATAGTACTTTCTTCATACTCAGCATATG GAAAATACACTCCTCAATACACATGGCTCGAACAAGAACTCCCAAAGGTTAACCGGTCCGAGACTCCATGGTTAATCGTTCTCCTTCATTCACCGTGGTACAATAGCAATTCGTATCATTACATGGAGGGCGAAACGATGAGAGTGATGTTCGAGTCGTGGTTTGTTCAAAACAAAGTCGATATTGTGTTTGCCGGTCATGTGCATTCATACGAACGTTGC GAGAGGGTATCAAATGTGGCATATAACATAACGAATGGATTGAGCACTCCAATTAAAGATCCTTCAGCTCCGATATATATTACTATTGGAGATGGTGGTAATATTGAAGGCCGTGCTGATAG tTTTACCGATCCCCAGCCGGATTACTCCGCATACCGTGAGGCTAGTTTCGGGCATGCGATTCTTGAGATAAAGAATAGGACTCATGCATACTACAATTGGCATCGAAATCAAGATGATAATCCAGTTGCAGCGGATTCGCTTTGGATTTATAATCGAGTTTTTAATCCAATAGAAGAGGGAAGCTCTATGAACTAG